One genomic region from Drosophila busckii strain San Diego stock center, stock number 13000-0081.31 chromosome 3R, ASM1175060v1, whole genome shotgun sequence encodes:
- the LOC108601608 gene encoding uncharacterized protein LOC108601608, translated as MDRITLSEEANIVAYDGAEYLENNCAEEPSKLCEFKRISGRILKTVDSVHQNVESIDDCRDLCLNAPFRCHSYDFNETGEHVCRLSHHSRATLTDLSEPYLNIEEAATYEQSACYNVSIDCRSGEMITKIRTSKLFDGKVYAKGAPKSCAVNVNNSLEFDLRMRYNDLECNVRQSAYGRYMNDIVIQHHDMIVTSSDLGLAVSCQYDLTNKTVVNNVDLGVTGEIESTLSEEIIVDSPNVIMKITARDGSDMKRIAEVGDPLALRFEIIDANSPYEIFVRELVAMDGTDSAEITLIDANGCPTDQYIMSAMQKMASNRKVLLSQFDAFKFPSSELVQFRALVTPCIPRCEPVICDNDENGELKSLLSYGRRKRSVLNGTDGVELAIMSERQKRDVSHQTTDENILLVQSIQITDKFAFNGADANNNEPSDGLAKLQLELANKTDTCINGYGFIIAGALFLLLQLTVIAVWDNMQKRALNKR; from the exons ATGGATCGCATTACGCTGTCGGAGGAGGCAAACATTGTGGCATATGATGGCGCCGAATATCTTGAGAATAACTGCGCCGAGGAGCCAAGCAAGCTGTGTGAGTTCAAGCGCATCTCGGGTCGCATTCTAAAGACCGTCGACTCGGTGCATCAGAACGTAGAAAGCATTGACGATTGCCGCGACCTCTGCTTGAACGCCCCCTTCCGCTGCCACTCCTACGACTTCAATGAGACGGGCGAACATGTCTGCCGTTTGTCGCACCACAGTCGCGCCACCTTGACAGATCTCTCCGAGCCCTACCTGAACATTGAAGAGGCGGCCACTTACGAGCAATCGGCCTGCTACAATGTCTCCATCGACTGCCGCTCCGGCGAGATGATCACCAAAATACGCACCTCCAAGCTGTTCGACGGCAAGGTCTATGCCAAGGGAGCGCCCAAGTCCTGCGCTGTCAATGTCAACAACTCGCTAGAGTTCGATCTGCGCATGCGGTACAACGATCTGGAGTGCAATGTGCGCCAGAGCGCCTATGGACGCTATATGAATGATATTGTCATACAGCATCACGATATGATTGTTACCTCCTCTGATTTGGGCCTGGCCGTTAGCTGCCAGTATGATTTGACCAACAAAACGGTTGTGAATAATGTCGATCTGGGCGTCACTGGGGAGATCGAGTCGACGCTGAGCGAAGAGATAATTGTGGACTCACCGAATGTCATAATGAAGATCACAGCACGCGATGGCAGCGATATGAAGCGTATTGCCGAGGTCGGTGATCCGCTGGCGCTGCGCTTTGAAATCATTGACGCGAACAGTCCGTATGAGATATTTGTGCGCGAACTGGTAGCCATGGACGGCACAGACAGCGCCGAGATTACACTGATCGATGCCAACGGCTGTCCCACGGATCAATACATCATGAGTGCTATGCAAAAGATGGCCAGCAATCGCAAGGTGCTGCTCTCACAGTTCGACGCCTTCAAGTTCCCCTCCTCGGAGCTGGTGCAATTCCGCGCCTTGGTCACGCCCTGCATACCGCGCTGCGAACCGGTTATTTGCGACAACGATGAGAACGGCGAGCTCAAGTCGCTGCTGTCCTATGGCAGGCGCAAGCGTTCGGTGCTCAACGGCACCGATGGCG TTGAGCTGGCCATTATGTCGGAACGCCAAAAACGTGATGTGAGTCATCAGACGACCGATGAGAACATTTTGCTGGTGCAGTCGATACAAATCACCGATAAATTTGCCTTCAATGGCGCCgatgccaacaacaacgagcCCAGCGACGGCCTGGCCAAGCTGCAACTGGAATTGGCCAACAAAACGGACACTTGCATTAATGGCTATG GCTTCATAATTGCCGGAGcgctgtttctgttgctgcaactgacGGTCATTGCTGTCTGGGACAATATGCAAAAGCGCGCGTTAAACAAGCGATAA